One genomic segment of Suttonella sp. R2A3 includes these proteins:
- a CDS encoding MATE family efflux transporter translates to MRNQSTLFSQLWRSITLGIPLIATQLLGYAPTVIDTIMAGDDSPLTQASVGLAGQIYSMIFLFMLGTTIAISATVSHYHGNGDARRIRRSFQQGLWLSILLGVLTFFLVLLASNVPYWIGTVPNVAREANHYLLVMAPGAAIFVVALSGRFFLEGMAHPRSNIIIQVSLLPVNIIGNYVFLTGWWIFPKLGVPGMALATITTFILYALLLFYGIYRNPRWRNLRLFQSFAPIDWLQIRLLLKVGVPIAVAIVMEAGLFNVIGLIVSRDGELITAANQIALNLSGMMFMLPLGLSSAMTIRAANEQGRGDYRAVYHVALGGIILGVLLMCVSASVLISLRESIAALYTDNAEIIGIVSSVLAIIAIFQIADGTQVIAAGILRGLQDTRVAMYFAILGYWILGFPAGLTFAYVFDFGLYGLWGGLAVGLAINAVLGSWRVFSLIKHKQST, encoded by the coding sequence ATGCGCAACCAATCCACACTATTTAGCCAGCTATGGCGCAGCATCACGCTTGGCATTCCACTGATTGCGACACAGCTGCTTGGCTATGCGCCAACGGTTATCGATACAATCATGGCCGGCGATGATAGTCCGCTGACTCAGGCAAGCGTTGGCTTGGCCGGGCAAATTTATTCGATGATTTTCTTATTCATGCTTGGGACCACGATTGCGATCTCGGCAACGGTATCGCATTATCACGGCAACGGCGACGCGCGGCGTATTCGGCGTAGTTTCCAGCAAGGGCTGTGGTTGAGTATCTTGCTCGGCGTGCTGACCTTTTTCCTCGTTTTATTGGCCTCGAATGTGCCGTATTGGATTGGTACAGTACCCAACGTTGCCCGCGAAGCTAATCATTATCTGCTGGTGATGGCGCCGGGTGCGGCGATTTTTGTTGTTGCGTTAAGCGGACGATTTTTCCTAGAAGGCATGGCGCATCCGCGCAGCAATATTATTATTCAGGTGTCGCTGTTGCCGGTGAATATCATCGGTAACTATGTGTTTCTTACCGGCTGGTGGATTTTCCCAAAACTCGGCGTTCCTGGAATGGCGCTTGCCACGATTACCACCTTTATCCTCTATGCGTTGTTGCTGTTTTATGGGATTTACCGCAATCCGCGTTGGCGCAATTTACGTCTATTTCAATCATTTGCACCGATTGATTGGCTGCAAATTCGTCTGTTGCTCAAGGTCGGGGTGCCGATTGCGGTGGCGATTGTCATGGAAGCCGGGTTATTTAATGTGATTGGTTTGATCGTCAGTCGCGATGGTGAGTTGATCACTGCAGCGAATCAGATTGCGCTGAATTTATCCGGCATGATGTTTATGCTGCCTTTGGGCTTATCGTCAGCGATGACCATTCGTGCGGCTAATGAGCAAGGGCGCGGCGATTATCGCGCGGTTTATCATGTGGCGCTTGGTGGGATTATTCTCGGAGTGCTCTTGATGTGTGTGTCGGCAAGTGTATTGATCAGTTTGCGTGAATCAATTGCTGCACTCTATACCGATAATGCTGAGATTATCGGTATAGTCAGCAGTGTGCTGGCGATTATTGCCATTTTTCAGATCGCCGATGGTACACAAGTAATCGCCGCCGGGATTCTACGTGGATTGCAAGATACCCGTGTGGCGATGTACTTCGCGATTCTCGGGTATTGGATTTTAGGCTTTCCGGCCGGGTTAACCTTTGCTTATGTGTTTGACTTTGGGCTCTACGGCTTGTGGGGCGGGCTTGCTGTTGGACTGGCGATTAATGCCGTGCTGGGTTCATGGCGGGTGTTTTCTCTGATTAAACACAAGCAATCGACTTAA
- a CDS encoding NAD-dependent succinate-semialdehyde dehydrogenase: MLHLSDKSLLKSKCLIEDGWYGATDQAEIAVTNPFNGDVLSHVPQLSAEQITSVIQFASKTQKSWARRTAEDRAQLMHCWADLIDEHTQDLAAIMTAEQGKPLKESLGEIRYANSFIRWFAEEGKRVYGDTIPAKSPDLRYVVIKQPVGVCAAITPWNFPAAMITRKVAPAMAVGCTSIVKPATETPLTALAIGELALRAGIPAGVLQIVTGKSSEIGGVLTSSVEVQKLSFTGSTEVGRTLMAQCAPTLKKLSMELGGNAPFIVFADADIDAAVDGLIASKYRNAGQTCICANRIYIEQSIAEACIAKLSDKVRALRVGDGAQEQTDIGPLINKDALDKNKALVADALEKGAQCVLGGHPHEASALSFEPTILTGITQEMRIAHEEIFGPIAVINTFTSEEAVIAAANDTEFGLAAYFYTNDAARSWRVMERLDYGMVGHNTGLISTEVAPFGGVKQSGFGREGSKYGIEEYLNIKYWCTSV, translated from the coding sequence ATGCTCCATTTATCTGATAAATCATTATTAAAATCAAAATGTTTGATCGAAGACGGCTGGTATGGCGCAACAGATCAGGCTGAGATTGCAGTCACCAATCCTTTTAATGGCGATGTGCTTTCTCATGTGCCGCAGCTGAGCGCTGAACAAATCACCTCGGTGATTCAGTTCGCGAGTAAAACACAAAAATCCTGGGCGCGGCGAACCGCTGAGGATCGTGCGCAGTTGATGCACTGCTGGGCGGATTTAATTGATGAACACACCCAGGACCTTGCCGCGATCATGACCGCAGAACAAGGTAAGCCGCTTAAAGAATCACTCGGCGAAATACGTTATGCGAACAGCTTTATTCGCTGGTTTGCTGAAGAAGGAAAACGCGTCTATGGTGATACGATTCCGGCGAAATCGCCCGATTTGCGTTATGTGGTGATCAAGCAGCCTGTTGGTGTATGTGCAGCGATTACGCCATGGAATTTCCCGGCTGCGATGATTACGCGCAAAGTCGCGCCAGCTATGGCAGTGGGTTGTACCAGTATTGTCAAACCGGCAACCGAAACCCCATTAACCGCGCTAGCGATAGGTGAACTGGCGCTGCGCGCAGGGATTCCAGCCGGTGTGCTGCAAATTGTTACCGGTAAATCCTCAGAGATTGGCGGGGTGCTTACCTCAAGCGTTGAGGTGCAGAAATTATCGTTTACCGGCTCAACCGAGGTTGGGCGAACGCTGATGGCACAATGCGCACCCACCTTGAAAAAACTCTCCATGGAACTCGGTGGCAATGCACCATTTATTGTTTTTGCGGATGCGGATATTGATGCAGCAGTCGATGGTCTTATCGCCTCGAAATACCGTAACGCCGGACAAACGTGTATCTGTGCGAACCGTATTTACATCGAGCAGAGCATTGCTGAAGCATGTATCGCTAAGTTAAGCGACAAAGTGCGTGCGTTGCGCGTTGGCGATGGAGCACAAGAGCAAACCGATATTGGGCCGCTGATTAATAAAGATGCGCTTGATAAAAATAAAGCGCTGGTCGCTGATGCGCTGGAAAAAGGCGCACAATGTGTGCTTGGTGGTCATCCTCACGAAGCCTCAGCATTGAGTTTCGAGCCAACCATCTTAACCGGTATCACGCAAGAAATGCGGATCGCCCATGAAGAAATCTTTGGCCCGATTGCCGTGATTAATACCTTTACTAGCGAAGAAGCAGTGATTGCTGCAGCTAATGATACGGAGTTTGGATTGGCGGCTTATTTTTATACCAACGATGCCGCAAGGTCCTGGCGGGTTATGGAGCGGCTTGACTATGGTATGGTGGGTCATAATACCGGGTTGATTTCAACTGAAGTAGCGCCATTTGGTGGGGTCAAACAATCTGGGTTTGGCCGTGAAGGCTCAAAATATGGCATCGAAGAATATCTCAACATCAAATATTGGTGCACCAGCGTCTAG
- a CDS encoding GlsB/YeaQ/YmgE family stress response membrane protein, translated as MSIIAWLVVGLVAGWLAGLVVKGGGFGLIGDIIVGVIGAFIGGWLGGVLGFATQTSGINLPTIGTAFLGAVVLLAILKMIKRA; from the coding sequence ATGAGTATTATTGCTTGGTTAGTTGTTGGATTGGTTGCTGGTTGGCTTGCAGGTTTGGTTGTTAAAGGCGGCGGTTTCGGGCTGATTGGCGATATTATTGTTGGCGTGATTGGTGCGTTTATTGGTGGTTGGCTCGGTGGCGTGCTGGGTTTTGCCACTCAAACATCCGGCATTAATTTGCCGACGATTGGTACGGCCTTTTTAGGCGCCGTTGTTTTGTTGGCGATTTTAAAAATGATTAAACGTGCCTAG
- the astB gene encoding N-succinylarginine dihydrolase, which translates to MSTAHEINFDGLVGNTHNYAGLSFGNVASANNKGQASSPKQAALQGLAKMKALADSGLKQGVLPPHVRPYMPYLRALGFTGNDSAVLNSLKDHREYRNICHSASNMWVANAATIAPSADTADGRVHFTPANLLSMPHRAMEVAQTARSLKAIFANPEHFAHHQALPDGIHSDEGAANHTRFCREYGDAGVHFFVYGKSVFSGGAAPKNFPARQTRESFEAIARLHGLAEDQCVFAQQNPAVIDAGVFHNDVISVGNRQVLFTHQDAFVDQAAVYNALQARCGADFSVIEVPRDAVPVSDAVGSYLFNSQLVSLGDQQVLIAPSNCQDYPSVQRYLEHTLRQHPSIADVRYFDVRQSMANGGGPACLRLRVVLTEREIAALSGNVLLTEDLYATLCDWVTRHYRDQLNPEELGDSALLSETHAALTELSDILQLPDLYA; encoded by the coding sequence ATGAGTACGGCTCACGAAATTAATTTTGATGGCCTGGTTGGTAACACGCACAACTATGCCGGCTTATCATTTGGCAACGTTGCCTCAGCGAACAATAAAGGCCAGGCGTCATCGCCCAAACAAGCCGCCCTGCAAGGACTCGCTAAGATGAAAGCGCTTGCTGACAGCGGGCTAAAACAAGGCGTTTTGCCGCCGCATGTGCGTCCGTATATGCCTTATTTACGCGCGCTAGGGTTTACTGGTAACGATAGCGCTGTGTTAAACAGCCTCAAAGACCATCGTGAATACCGCAATATTTGCCATTCGGCGTCGAATATGTGGGTCGCCAATGCGGCAACGATTGCACCTTCGGCCGATACCGCTGATGGTCGCGTTCATTTCACGCCGGCAAACTTACTCTCTATGCCGCACCGTGCGATGGAAGTTGCACAAACGGCACGTAGCTTAAAAGCGATTTTTGCTAACCCTGAGCATTTTGCTCATCATCAGGCGCTACCTGATGGCATTCACAGCGATGAAGGTGCAGCGAATCACACCCGCTTTTGTCGTGAGTATGGCGATGCTGGGGTGCACTTTTTTGTGTACGGTAAATCGGTATTTAGTGGTGGCGCTGCGCCTAAGAACTTTCCTGCTCGCCAAACCCGTGAAAGCTTTGAAGCGATCGCACGCCTGCATGGTCTTGCCGAAGATCAATGCGTGTTTGCCCAGCAAAATCCTGCGGTGATTGATGCCGGCGTGTTTCATAACGATGTGATTTCTGTGGGTAATCGTCAGGTTTTATTCACTCACCAGGATGCCTTTGTCGATCAAGCGGCAGTTTATAACGCGCTACAAGCGCGTTGTGGTGCTGATTTTAGCGTGATTGAAGTGCCACGTGATGCTGTTCCGGTCTCTGATGCTGTGGGGAGTTATTTATTTAATTCACAACTGGTCAGCTTAGGCGATCAGCAGGTACTCATCGCCCCGAGCAACTGCCAAGATTATCCCAGCGTACAACGCTACCTAGAGCATACTCTGCGCCAACATCCTTCGATTGCTGACGTGCGCTATTTCGACGTGCGCCAATCGATGGCTAATGGCGGCGGGCCTGCGTGTTTGCGTTTGCGGGTGGTGCTTACTGAGCGTGAGATAGCCGCCCTTTCAGGTAATGTGTTACTCACTGAAGATTTATACGCCACATTGTGCGATTGGGTAACGCGCCATTATCGCGATCAACTCAATCCTGAAGAACTCGGCGACTCTGCACTTTTAAGCGAAACACACGCCGCACTCACTGAACTTAGCGATATTTTGCAATTACCCGACTTATACGCCTAA
- the astD gene encoding succinylglutamate-semialdehyde dehydrogenase produces the protein MQQCFINGQWSPGQGDELTATNPATGEVVWQGHSASSEDVDRAFQAAADAFGAWALRPLEERISIVKRYQALLEAHKETMARDIMLDTGKPLWECRTEAGSMIGKVALSITAYQERTGEKSSGDASMRTRLEHRPHGVCAVFGPYNFPGHLPNGHIIPALIAGNTLVFKPSEQTPRSGERMVALLAEAGVPAGVINFLPGELDTAKAITAHPLLRGFFFTGSSQVGKLIHEQFAGQPEKILALEMGGNNPLVVLDDAPTDAAVYHTIQSAFITAGQRCTCARRLIVPHGEAGDRFIAALVEASKALHIAAPDADPAPFYATVINNTTANHLLNAQEDLIALGGKALLTMQRLEEDKPYLSPAIIDLTEAKDVPDEEHFGPLLKVYRVSDLDAAIALANATQYGLSAGIFTEDDEAWQRFYTLSQAGIVNRNKPITGASGNAPFGGTGCSGNHRPGAYYAADYCAYPVASVSSDHLHIPSEQPPGMSNSR, from the coding sequence ATGCAACAATGTTTTATTAACGGTCAATGGTCTCCTGGTCAGGGCGATGAACTCACTGCAACCAACCCCGCCACTGGCGAAGTTGTCTGGCAAGGACACAGCGCAAGCAGCGAAGATGTTGATCGTGCGTTTCAAGCTGCTGCCGATGCGTTTGGCGCCTGGGCGCTGCGACCACTGGAAGAGCGAATCTCGATCGTCAAGCGTTATCAAGCATTGCTCGAAGCACACAAAGAAACTATGGCTCGCGATATCATGCTCGACACCGGTAAGCCGCTGTGGGAATGTCGTACAGAAGCCGGATCAATGATTGGTAAAGTGGCTTTGTCGATCACCGCTTACCAAGAGCGCACGGGCGAGAAAAGCAGCGGTGACGCATCAATGCGTACCCGTTTAGAGCACCGCCCACATGGCGTGTGTGCCGTATTCGGCCCGTATAATTTCCCAGGCCACCTACCCAATGGCCATATTATTCCAGCACTGATTGCCGGCAATACGCTTGTGTTTAAGCCTAGTGAACAAACCCCACGCAGTGGTGAGCGCATGGTGGCACTACTCGCTGAAGCAGGTGTTCCAGCGGGGGTAATCAATTTCCTTCCAGGTGAGCTCGATACCGCAAAAGCCATCACCGCACATCCTCTGCTGCGTGGTTTCTTTTTTACTGGCAGTTCTCAGGTTGGCAAGCTCATCCATGAGCAGTTCGCCGGACAGCCGGAAAAAATTCTCGCCCTTGAAATGGGGGGTAACAATCCTTTAGTGGTGCTCGATGATGCGCCGACCGATGCGGCTGTCTATCACACCATTCAATCGGCGTTTATCACCGCCGGCCAGCGCTGTACCTGCGCACGTCGTCTCATTGTCCCGCATGGGGAAGCAGGCGATCGCTTTATTGCCGCGCTGGTTGAGGCGAGCAAAGCCTTGCATATTGCCGCACCCGATGCTGATCCTGCGCCATTTTATGCAACGGTGATCAACAACACGACTGCGAATCATCTTCTCAACGCCCAGGAAGATTTAATCGCGCTCGGCGGCAAAGCGCTGCTCACCATGCAGCGCTTAGAAGAAGATAAGCCTTATCTCAGCCCGGCGATTATAGATCTAACCGAGGCAAAAGATGTGCCTGATGAAGAGCATTTTGGCCCTTTACTGAAAGTCTATCGCGTGTCCGATTTGGATGCAGCGATCGCACTGGCCAATGCCACCCAGTACGGCCTCTCTGCAGGTATTTTTACCGAAGATGATGAGGCTTGGCAACGCTTCTATACCCTCTCACAAGCAGGCATTGTTAACCGCAACAAGCCGATTACTGGCGCGAGCGGTAATGCGCCATTTGGTGGCACAGGTTGTTCAGGTAACCATCGCCCGGGTGCGTATTACGCAGCAGATTATTGTGCCTATCCGGTGGCGAGCGTGAGTAGCGATCACTTACACATCCCAAGCGAACAACCGCCGGGTATGAGCAACAGCCGCTAA
- a CDS encoding arginine N-succinyltransferase: protein MLFLRPVEERDLDDLLQMSEEVGTGMTSMPSDLNTWMERVRLSKDTFSNNDETLFSDHGVYFMVAEDSETGHVVGTTAIYVGIGTTTPFYSYKQSLLVKYSETLNKLFEIRVLNLVNDFTRATEIGSLFLREPYRINHTGQFLSRARYLMFADFPKRFSETIIAEMRGWQSKEGHSPFWQALGKKFFDLPFENADRISATHGSQFIQDLMPKYPVYVNLLPKDAAECIGKPHDVSIKAIYMLEKEGFRHDGYVDVFDGGPTVQCHRSLIKSVEEAQPREVVIGEPNDAPRHIISNGNISRYRVTVCAAEVSNTTITLSQEAATVLGVQAGDSVQSIQMVE from the coding sequence ATGCTGTTTTTACGCCCCGTTGAGGAGCGCGATCTAGACGATTTGCTACAGATGTCGGAGGAAGTCGGCACAGGCATGACCTCCATGCCTAGCGACCTCAACACCTGGATGGAACGCGTACGTCTATCAAAAGATACCTTTAGCAATAACGACGAAACGCTTTTTTCTGATCACGGCGTCTATTTTATGGTCGCCGAGGATAGCGAAACCGGGCATGTGGTCGGCACTACTGCGATTTATGTCGGCATCGGCACCACCACACCCTTTTATTCTTACAAACAATCGCTGCTGGTTAAATACTCTGAAACGCTGAATAAATTATTCGAAATTCGCGTACTCAATTTAGTCAACGATTTCACCCGCGCCACCGAAATCGGCTCACTGTTTTTGCGCGAACCCTATCGCATAAACCACACCGGACAATTCCTCTCGCGTGCACGCTATTTGATGTTCGCGGATTTCCCTAAGCGTTTTTCTGAAACGATTATCGCAGAGATGCGCGGCTGGCAAAGCAAAGAAGGGCATTCACCGTTTTGGCAGGCGTTAGGCAAGAAATTCTTTGATCTGCCGTTTGAAAACGCCGACCGCATTTCAGCGACTCACGGCAGTCAGTTTATTCAAGATTTGATGCCGAAATATCCGGTATATGTGAATTTATTACCCAAAGATGCTGCTGAATGTATTGGTAAGCCGCACGATGTGTCGATCAAAGCGATTTATATGCTCGAAAAAGAAGGCTTCCGCCACGATGGTTATGTTGATGTGTTCGATGGCGGCCCCACCGTACAATGCCACCGCTCGTTAATTAAATCGGTTGAAGAAGCCCAGCCACGTGAAGTGGTGATTGGTGAACCCAACGATGCCCCACGACACATCATCAGTAACGGCAACATCAGCCGCTACCGTGTGACCGTCTGCGCGGCAGAAGTCAGTAACACGACCATCACACTTTCTCAGGAAGCCGCCACTGTGCTTGGTGTACAAGCTGGTGACTCAGTGCAATCGATTCAAATGGTGGAGTAA
- a CDS encoding hydrolase, which produces MSERLSARYAETLSWIDDQQQSLVATLIEWANINSGSYHHAGVDAYREVMRAAFSELLDEQDSIEQVNLKPFNVVNQHGEEVPQTVADGLIIRKRPEAKKRIFLCGHLDTVFPKDHSFQRCQIQNDNRLNGPGVADMKGGILVMLTALKALERETCAADIGWDVYLSPDEEIGSQSSAPIFERFKDNAFGMIYEPSLPGGEFVGERKGSGNFSVVVRGQAAHAGRAFYDGRNAIAKLSAIISDLTALNDPNHPTTLNIATIEGGSALNVVPDLAIMRFNIRVASDEDAQAILRAVDEVIANHQAEGFEISRHGNLTRPAKPMDNTQKALFAALERVNNELGLPTEIIATGGCCDGNNLKALGMANIDTLGVRGGNIHSADEFVLLDSLSERAKLSALMLLGFASGDIILE; this is translated from the coding sequence ATGAGTGAACGATTAAGCGCGCGTTATGCCGAAACGCTAAGCTGGATTGACGACCAACAGCAATCGTTGGTCGCAACCCTCATCGAATGGGCGAATATTAACTCTGGCAGTTATCACCACGCCGGGGTCGATGCGTACCGTGAAGTGATGCGCGCGGCATTTTCTGAGCTGCTTGACGAACAAGACAGCATCGAGCAAGTCAACCTCAAACCATTTAATGTCGTCAATCAACACGGCGAAGAAGTGCCGCAAACGGTGGCTGATGGCCTGATCATCCGCAAACGCCCTGAGGCAAAAAAGCGCATTTTTTTGTGCGGCCACTTAGACACCGTCTTCCCAAAAGATCACTCTTTCCAACGCTGTCAAATACAAAATGACAACCGACTCAACGGCCCGGGTGTAGCGGATATGAAAGGTGGCATTCTAGTGATGCTCACTGCGCTCAAAGCGCTGGAGCGCGAAACGTGTGCGGCCGATATTGGCTGGGATGTGTACTTAAGCCCGGATGAAGAAATTGGTTCACAATCTTCTGCGCCGATTTTTGAGCGTTTTAAAGACAACGCCTTTGGAATGATTTATGAGCCAAGCTTACCCGGCGGTGAGTTCGTTGGCGAGCGTAAAGGCTCGGGCAATTTTAGCGTGGTCGTGCGTGGACAAGCCGCGCATGCCGGACGCGCGTTTTATGATGGACGCAACGCGATTGCTAAATTATCCGCGATCATTAGCGATCTGACTGCGCTGAATGATCCCAACCACCCGACCACGCTTAATATCGCGACTATCGAAGGTGGATCCGCGCTGAATGTGGTGCCGGATTTAGCGATCATGCGTTTTAATATTCGTGTGGCCAGTGATGAAGATGCTCAAGCGATTTTACGCGCTGTTGATGAGGTGATCGCCAACCATCAGGCTGAAGGCTTTGAGATTAGCCGTCATGGCAACCTCACCCGCCCTGCCAAACCGATGGATAACACACAAAAAGCGCTATTTGCCGCGCTAGAACGGGTCAACAACGAATTAGGTTTACCCACAGAAATCATTGCCACTGGTGGTTGCTGCGATGGTAATAACCTCAAAGCGCTGGGCATGGCCAATATCGACACCCTCGGCGTGCGGGGTGGTAATATCCATAGCGCTGATGAATTTGTGTTGCTCGACTCGCTCAGCGAGCGCGCCAAACTTTCTGCATTGATGTTGCTCGGCTTTGCCAGTGGCGACATCATTCTCGAATAA
- a CDS encoding aspartate aminotransferase family protein has product MRESIMPCYAPPEVLFTSGDGCYLYADNGDRYSDFSSGIAVNALGHAHPKLVNALREAAGGIWHLSNMFRVDSGEQLANKLTEQTFADRVFFANSGAEANECGLKAIRRYHYDNGRPERYRIIGMSGSFHGRTIATVGASGNPSYTKGFIPTDYGFDQVPFGDIDALKAMIGEHTAGIILEPVQGEGGIKVADPEYLKAVRALCDEHDLVLMFDEVQCGFGRSGSLYAYQTLGVTPDILSSAKGLGGGFPIGACLTNEKIGKHMVIGTHGSTFGGNPLATTVGNVMLDTVSDEAFLTHVRKMSDYLRSELTELSKRVPEVYGEVSGMGLMLGIKVTPENTELLVKMRDEQQVLVVKAGGNSLRFLPPLIVDKAEIDALIKALESVAK; this is encoded by the coding sequence ATGCGCGAATCGATTATGCCCTGCTACGCCCCACCAGAGGTTTTATTTACCAGTGGCGATGGCTGCTATCTTTATGCTGATAACGGCGATCGTTATTCAGATTTCTCCTCAGGGATTGCGGTTAATGCCTTAGGGCACGCGCATCCTAAATTAGTAAATGCTTTGCGCGAAGCCGCTGGGGGCATCTGGCATTTATCGAATATGTTTCGTGTGGACTCAGGCGAGCAATTGGCGAACAAACTCACTGAACAAACCTTTGCCGATCGCGTATTTTTTGCCAACTCTGGCGCAGAAGCGAATGAATGCGGCTTAAAAGCGATTCGCCGCTACCATTATGATAATGGTCGCCCTGAACGCTACCGCATCATTGGTATGAGTGGTTCATTCCACGGTCGCACCATCGCTACCGTTGGCGCTTCAGGCAACCCTTCCTACACCAAAGGCTTTATCCCCACCGATTATGGCTTCGACCAAGTACCTTTTGGCGATATCGACGCACTCAAGGCAATGATTGGCGAACACACCGCCGGCATCATTTTAGAACCGGTTCAAGGCGAAGGCGGGATTAAAGTCGCCGATCCTGAGTATTTAAAAGCCGTACGCGCACTGTGTGACGAGCACGATCTGGTGTTGATGTTTGACGAAGTACAATGCGGATTTGGTCGCAGCGGCTCGTTGTATGCCTACCAAACCCTGGGCGTCACCCCTGATATTCTCTCCAGCGCTAAAGGCCTTGGTGGCGGTTTCCCGATTGGCGCTTGCTTGACCAACGAAAAAATCGGCAAGCACATGGTCATCGGCACCCACGGCTCAACCTTTGGCGGCAACCCGCTGGCCACCACTGTTGGCAATGTCATGCTCGACACTGTTAGTGACGAAGCGTTTTTAACCCACGTGCGCAAGATGAGCGACTATTTACGCAGCGAGCTCACTGAATTAAGTAAGCGCGTACCTGAGGTTTATGGTGAGGTAAGCGGTATGGGGTTGATGCTTGGTATCAAAGTGACCCCGGAAAATACCGAACTGTTAGTCAAAATGCGCGACGAGCAACAGGTTTTGGTGGTCAAAGCCGGCGGTAACTCTTTGCGCTTCTTGCCACCACTGATTGTTGACAAAGCAGAGATCGATGCGCTGATTAAAGCGTTGGAATCTGTGGCTAAATGA
- a CDS encoding LysR substrate-binding domain-containing protein: MNEQPFVNLPSTKALRYFVTTARLLSVTAAAQALYVSQAAVSKQIKGLETQLGQDLFIRDKQRLYLSELGQWYYQEAVAVLRRMQHLSHAVEDNEQTNHTLHIGVLTTFAAQCLIPLLPDLYQRYPWLRLRLSADSGTIDFSAKPYDAMISFNNEVPAGVSVSNLHNERLIAVASPSLLDGEADYAVLASLPQLTFTPRPLLWHEWFSGSGFDPQPPQAGLLFETFHMLIQAAIAGLGVALIPSFFLNHELESGQLQRIHTHVLESERGYFLAVPNAQTNNPGIITLRQWLAEVL, encoded by the coding sequence ATGAATGAACAACCCTTTGTTAACCTACCGAGCACGAAAGCTCTGCGCTATTTTGTCACCACCGCGCGCCTGCTTAGCGTAACAGCCGCCGCGCAGGCGCTCTATGTGAGCCAGGCCGCGGTGAGCAAACAGATCAAAGGGCTTGAAACCCAGCTTGGTCAGGATTTATTTATCCGCGATAAACAGCGTCTGTATTTAAGCGAGCTTGGGCAGTGGTATTATCAAGAGGCGGTGGCTGTGCTGCGTCGTATGCAACATTTATCACACGCAGTAGAAGATAACGAACAAACGAACCACACCTTGCATATCGGTGTGCTCACCACCTTTGCTGCACAATGTTTAATTCCGCTCCTTCCCGATTTATATCAGCGCTATCCTTGGCTGCGGCTGCGCTTATCGGCTGATTCTGGCACGATTGATTTTAGCGCGAAGCCTTATGACGCGATGATTTCATTTAACAATGAAGTGCCCGCTGGGGTTTCAGTGAGCAACCTACACAATGAGCGGCTCATTGCCGTTGCTTCGCCATCTTTACTCGATGGTGAGGCTGATTATGCAGTGCTCGCTAGCCTGCCTCAGTTGACCTTTACCCCGCGCCCATTGCTGTGGCATGAATGGTTTAGCGGTAGTGGTTTTGATCCTCAGCCACCGCAAGCGGGTCTGCTTTTTGAAACCTTTCATATGCTCATTCAAGCAGCGATTGCCGGACTGGGGGTGGCGCTGATCCCATCGTTTTTCTTAAATCACGAACTCGAAAGCGGGCAGTTACAGCGCATCCATACCCATGTGCTTGAATCTGAACGTGGCTATTTTTTAGCGGTTCCTAATGCACAAACCAATAACCCAGGGATTATCACACTACGCCAATGGTTGGCTGAGGTGCTTTGA
- the hpf gene encoding ribosome hibernation-promoting factor, HPF/YfiA family: MQYNITGKQLDISEAMRNYVEEKLARIEGHHDRITSAQITLKTENHQKIAEGTLHVSSGKTFHGDAAHDDMYAAIDSLADKLDKQVRRHKRKITDHRE, encoded by the coding sequence ATGCAGTACAACATTACCGGTAAGCAGTTGGACATCAGCGAAGCGATGCGTAACTATGTTGAAGAGAAGCTCGCCAGAATTGAGGGGCACCACGATAGAATCACCAGTGCGCAAATTACTCTTAAAACAGAAAACCACCAGAAAATCGCTGAAGGAACCTTGCACGTCTCATCCGGTAAAACGTTCCACGGCGACGCGGCGCATGATGATATGTACGCCGCCATCGACAGCTTGGCTGATAAACTCGATAAACAGGTACGACGCCATAAACGCAAAATCACCGATCATCGAGAATAA